The following proteins are encoded in a genomic region of Sparus aurata chromosome 11, fSpaAur1.1, whole genome shotgun sequence:
- the slc44a5b gene encoding choline transporter-like protein 5-B isoform X4, whose protein sequence is MARKTDIPSSNYGEPRKFDPNFRGPVHNRSCTDVVCCVIFIIVILGYIALGTVAWIHGDPRKVVYPTDSHGQFCGHQNTPNAHKAILFYFNMLKCANPAVLINLQCPTTQLCVSKCPDRFSTLLDAWNTKNWDYYRQFCKPGFEIGSKSATEVIRDEDCPSMIVPSRPFLQRCFPDFITRNGILTVANQTLFKDGNNNERSVIDLKEAAKGLASLLNAKEIGMKIFEDYANSWDWILIGLVITMVVSLLFILLLRYTASVLLWLTVFGVFGALNYGIWHCYWEYDTLTGKPGADVAISDIGLHTDFSIYLQLSQTWLIFMISLSVIEVILFIMVIFLRMRLRIAIALLEEGSKAISHIMTTLFYPIITFFLLAICIAYWAVTAVFLASSGNAVYKVTPTDDACMYANLTCRPKTFSQTNITKVCPGAQCLFAFYGGESVYHRYILVLHLCNLFAFLWLVNFTIALGQCTLAGAFASYYWALKKPDDIPACPLYSSFSRAIRYHTGSLAFGSLILAVVQLARIVLEYLDHKLRGSQNACARFLFCCLRCCFYCLERFIKFINRNAYIMIAIYGKSFCTSSRDSFCLLMRNIIRVAVLDKVTDFLLFLGKLLISGSVGVLAFFFFTRKIPVIQEEVPSLNYFWVPLLTVIFGSYMIAHGFFNVYAMCVDTLFLCFLWDLEVNDGSPERPFYMKRCLRKLLNKSNVQKKHREQ, encoded by the exons GTGAGCCGCGCAAGTTTGACCCAAACTTCAGAGGGCCTGTCCATAACAG gagCTGCACTGATGTGGTTtgctgtgttattttcatcatcgtcatcctcGGCTACATCGCTCTGGGTACAGTTG CCTGGATCCATGGCGATCCCAGGAAGGTCGTCTATCCAACCGACAGCCACGGTCAGTTCTGTGGCCACCAGAACACCCCCAATGC ACACAAAgccatattattctacttcaaCATGTTGAAATGTGCCAATCCTGCTGTTTTAATTAACCTCCAGTGCCCTACAACCCAG CTCTGTGTCTCCAAGTGCCCTGACAGATTTTCAACTCTCCTGGATGCGTGGAATACCAAAAATTGGGATTATTACAGGCAATTCTGCAAGCCGGGCTTTGAGATTGGCAGCAAG TCAGCTACAGAAGTCATACGAGATGAAGACTGCCCGTCTATGATCGTTCCAAGCAGACCTT tCCTTCAGCGGTGCTTCCCCGATTTCATTACAAGAAATGGAATTTTGACTGTAGCCAATCAGACCCTCTTCAAAGATGGAAACAACAACGAGAGAAGTGTCATCGACCTCAAAGAAGCTGCCAA AGGTTTGGCAAGTCTGCTCAATGCCAAAGAAATTGGCATGAAGATCTTTGAGGATTATGCAAATTCCTGGGACTGGATCCTAAT TGGTCTGGTGATAACCATGGTGGTCAGTCTGCTCTTTATCCTGCTGCTGCGCTACACTGCTAGCGTGCTCCTGTGGCTCACTGTCTTCGGTGTCTTTGGTGCACTCAACTACG gAATCTGGCACTGCTACTGGGAGTATGACACCCTGACCGGGAAGCCGGGCGCTGATGTCGCCATCTCTGATATCGGCCTCCACACAGACTTCAGCATTTACCTTCAGCTCAGCCAAACATGGCTCATCTTCA TGATCTCACTTTCTGTGATTGAGGTCATCCTTTTCATTATGGTGATATTTCTGAGGATGAGGCTGCGCATTGCTATTGCGTTACTGGAGGAGGGAAGCAA GGCCATCAGCCACATCATGACCACTCTCTTCTACCCTATTATCACCTTTTTCCTTCTGGCCATCTGCATCGCTTACTGGGCTGTCACAGCAGT CTTCTTAGCATCATCCGGTAACGCAGTCTACAAGGTCACACCTACTGATGATGCATGCATGTATGCCAACCTCACATGCCGTCCAAAG ACCTTCAGTCAGACCAATATTACCAAAGTTTGCCCTGGAGCACAATGCTTGTTCGCCTTCTATGGTGGGGAGAGTGTGTACCACCGTTATATCCTAGTCCTCCATCTGTGTAACCTGTTTGCGTTCCTCTGGCTGGTCAACTTTACCATCGCGTTGGGCCAGTGCACTCTGGCTGGGGCCTTTGCGTCCTACTACTGGGCCTTGAAGAAGCCAGACGACATCCCTGCCTGCCCGCTCTACTCCTCTTTCAGTAGAGCCATACG ATACCACACAGGTTCTCTCGCCTTTGGTTCTCTAATACTCGCTGTGGTGCAGCTGGCCCGAATTGTTCTTGAGTACCTGGATCACAAACTCAGAG GTTCACAAAATGCATGCGCTCGGTTCCTGTTTTGCTGCCTCAGATGCTGCTTCTATTGCCTGGAACGTTTCATCAAGTTTATAAACAGAAATGCGTACATTATG ATAGCAATATATGGAAAGAGCTTCTGCACCTCTTCTAGGGATTCTTTCTGCCTCTTGATGAGGAATATTATCCG GGTGGCTGTCCTGGACAAGGTGACAGACTTTCTGCTCTTCCTTGGAAAACTGCTTATTTCAGGAAGTGTCG GTGTTCttgcatttttcttcttcacacGTAAAATACCAGTCATTCAAGAGGAGGTACCATCCCTAAATTACTTCTGGGTCCCCCTTCTG ACGGTGATTTTTGGATCCTACATGATTGCACATGGCTTTTTTAACGTCTATGCCATGTGTGTGGACACATTGTTCCTGTGCTTTT TGTGGGATCTGGAGGTGAACGACGGCTCACCTGAACGGCCCTTCTACATGAAGAGATGCTTGCGGAAACTCCTGAACAAGAGCAATGTCCAGAAAAAGCACCGAGAACAGTGA
- the slc44a5b gene encoding choline transporter-like protein 5-B isoform X2, with amino-acid sequence MARKTDIPSSNYGEPRKFDPNFRGPVHNRSCTDVVCCVIFIIVILGYIALGTVAWIHGDPRKVVYPTDSHGQFCGHQNTPNAHKAILFYFNMLKCANPAVLINLQCPTTQLCVSKCPDRFSTLLDAWNTKNWDYYRQFCKPGFEIGSKSATEVIRDEDCPSMIVPSRPFLQRCFPDFITRNGILTVANQTLFKDGNNNERSVIDLKEAANQVTAVQQGVERGLASLLNAKEIGMKIFEDYANSWDWILIGLVITMVVSLLFILLLRYTASVLLWLTVFGVFGALNYGIWHCYWEYDTLTGKPGADVAISDIGLHTDFSIYLQLSQTWLIFMISLSVIEVILFIMVIFLRMRLRIAIALLEEGSKAISHIMTTLFYPIITFFLLAICIAYWAVTAVFLASSGNAVYKVTPTDDACMYANLTCRPKTFSQTNITKVCPGAQCLFAFYGGESVYHRYILVLHLCNLFAFLWLVNFTIALGQCTLAGAFASYYWALKKPDDIPACPLYSSFSRAIRYHTGSLAFGSLILAVVQLARIVLEYLDHKLRGSQNACARFLFCCLRCCFYCLERFIKFINRNAYIMIAIYGKSFCTSSRDSFCLLMRNIIRVAVLDKVTDFLLFLGKLLISGSVGVLAFFFFTRKIPVIQEEVPSLNYFWVPLLTVIFGSYMIAHGFFNVYAMCVDTLFLCFLWDLEVNDGSPERPFYMKRCLRKLLNKSNVQKKHREQ; translated from the exons GTGAGCCGCGCAAGTTTGACCCAAACTTCAGAGGGCCTGTCCATAACAG gagCTGCACTGATGTGGTTtgctgtgttattttcatcatcgtcatcctcGGCTACATCGCTCTGGGTACAGTTG CCTGGATCCATGGCGATCCCAGGAAGGTCGTCTATCCAACCGACAGCCACGGTCAGTTCTGTGGCCACCAGAACACCCCCAATGC ACACAAAgccatattattctacttcaaCATGTTGAAATGTGCCAATCCTGCTGTTTTAATTAACCTCCAGTGCCCTACAACCCAG CTCTGTGTCTCCAAGTGCCCTGACAGATTTTCAACTCTCCTGGATGCGTGGAATACCAAAAATTGGGATTATTACAGGCAATTCTGCAAGCCGGGCTTTGAGATTGGCAGCAAG TCAGCTACAGAAGTCATACGAGATGAAGACTGCCCGTCTATGATCGTTCCAAGCAGACCTT tCCTTCAGCGGTGCTTCCCCGATTTCATTACAAGAAATGGAATTTTGACTGTAGCCAATCAGACCCTCTTCAAAGATGGAAACAACAACGAGAGAAGTGTCATCGACCTCAAAGAAGCTGCCAA CCAAGTTACTGCCGTGCAGCAAGGAGTGGAAAG AGGTTTGGCAAGTCTGCTCAATGCCAAAGAAATTGGCATGAAGATCTTTGAGGATTATGCAAATTCCTGGGACTGGATCCTAAT TGGTCTGGTGATAACCATGGTGGTCAGTCTGCTCTTTATCCTGCTGCTGCGCTACACTGCTAGCGTGCTCCTGTGGCTCACTGTCTTCGGTGTCTTTGGTGCACTCAACTACG gAATCTGGCACTGCTACTGGGAGTATGACACCCTGACCGGGAAGCCGGGCGCTGATGTCGCCATCTCTGATATCGGCCTCCACACAGACTTCAGCATTTACCTTCAGCTCAGCCAAACATGGCTCATCTTCA TGATCTCACTTTCTGTGATTGAGGTCATCCTTTTCATTATGGTGATATTTCTGAGGATGAGGCTGCGCATTGCTATTGCGTTACTGGAGGAGGGAAGCAA GGCCATCAGCCACATCATGACCACTCTCTTCTACCCTATTATCACCTTTTTCCTTCTGGCCATCTGCATCGCTTACTGGGCTGTCACAGCAGT CTTCTTAGCATCATCCGGTAACGCAGTCTACAAGGTCACACCTACTGATGATGCATGCATGTATGCCAACCTCACATGCCGTCCAAAG ACCTTCAGTCAGACCAATATTACCAAAGTTTGCCCTGGAGCACAATGCTTGTTCGCCTTCTATGGTGGGGAGAGTGTGTACCACCGTTATATCCTAGTCCTCCATCTGTGTAACCTGTTTGCGTTCCTCTGGCTGGTCAACTTTACCATCGCGTTGGGCCAGTGCACTCTGGCTGGGGCCTTTGCGTCCTACTACTGGGCCTTGAAGAAGCCAGACGACATCCCTGCCTGCCCGCTCTACTCCTCTTTCAGTAGAGCCATACG ATACCACACAGGTTCTCTCGCCTTTGGTTCTCTAATACTCGCTGTGGTGCAGCTGGCCCGAATTGTTCTTGAGTACCTGGATCACAAACTCAGAG GTTCACAAAATGCATGCGCTCGGTTCCTGTTTTGCTGCCTCAGATGCTGCTTCTATTGCCTGGAACGTTTCATCAAGTTTATAAACAGAAATGCGTACATTATG ATAGCAATATATGGAAAGAGCTTCTGCACCTCTTCTAGGGATTCTTTCTGCCTCTTGATGAGGAATATTATCCG GGTGGCTGTCCTGGACAAGGTGACAGACTTTCTGCTCTTCCTTGGAAAACTGCTTATTTCAGGAAGTGTCG GTGTTCttgcatttttcttcttcacacGTAAAATACCAGTCATTCAAGAGGAGGTACCATCCCTAAATTACTTCTGGGTCCCCCTTCTG ACGGTGATTTTTGGATCCTACATGATTGCACATGGCTTTTTTAACGTCTATGCCATGTGTGTGGACACATTGTTCCTGTGCTTTT TGTGGGATCTGGAGGTGAACGACGGCTCACCTGAACGGCCCTTCTACATGAAGAGATGCTTGCGGAAACTCCTGAACAAGAGCAATGTCCAGAAAAAGCACCGAGAACAGTGA
- the slc44a5b gene encoding choline transporter-like protein 5-B isoform X1, translating into MARKTDIPSSNYGEPRKFDPNFRGPVHNRSCTDVVCCVIFIIVILGYIALGTVAWIHGDPRKVVYPTDSHGQFCGHQNTPNAHKAILFYFNMLKCANPAVLINLQCPTTQLCVSKCPDRFSTLLDAWNTKNWDYYRQFCKPGFEIGSKSATEVIRDEDCPSMIVPSRPFLQRCFPDFITRNGILTVANQTLFKDGNNNERSVIDLKEAANQVTAVQQGVERGLASLLNAKEIGMKIFEDYANSWDWILIGLVITMVVSLLFILLLRYTASVLLWLTVFGVFGALNYGIWHCYWEYDTLTGKPGADVAISDIGLHTDFSIYLQLSQTWLIFMISLSVIEVILFIMVIFLRMRLRIAIALLEEGSKAISHIMTTLFYPIITFFLLAICIAYWAVTAVFLASSGNAVYKVTPTDDACMYANLTCRPKTFSQTNITKVCPGAQCLFAFYGGESVYHRYILVLHLCNLFAFLWLVNFTIALGQCTLAGAFASYYWALKKPDDIPACPLYSSFSRAIRYHTGSLAFGSLILAVVQLARIVLEYLDHKLRGSQNACARFLFCCLRCCFYCLERFIKFINRNAYIMIAIYGKSFCTSSRDSFCLLMRNIIRVAVLDKVTDFLLFLGKLLISGSVGVLAFFFFTRKIPVIQEEVPSLNYFWVPLLTVIFGSYMIAHGFFNVYAMCVDTLFLCFCEDLERNDGSSSRPYYMSPGLHKILRRGEEGATLGTAS; encoded by the exons GTGAGCCGCGCAAGTTTGACCCAAACTTCAGAGGGCCTGTCCATAACAG gagCTGCACTGATGTGGTTtgctgtgttattttcatcatcgtcatcctcGGCTACATCGCTCTGGGTACAGTTG CCTGGATCCATGGCGATCCCAGGAAGGTCGTCTATCCAACCGACAGCCACGGTCAGTTCTGTGGCCACCAGAACACCCCCAATGC ACACAAAgccatattattctacttcaaCATGTTGAAATGTGCCAATCCTGCTGTTTTAATTAACCTCCAGTGCCCTACAACCCAG CTCTGTGTCTCCAAGTGCCCTGACAGATTTTCAACTCTCCTGGATGCGTGGAATACCAAAAATTGGGATTATTACAGGCAATTCTGCAAGCCGGGCTTTGAGATTGGCAGCAAG TCAGCTACAGAAGTCATACGAGATGAAGACTGCCCGTCTATGATCGTTCCAAGCAGACCTT tCCTTCAGCGGTGCTTCCCCGATTTCATTACAAGAAATGGAATTTTGACTGTAGCCAATCAGACCCTCTTCAAAGATGGAAACAACAACGAGAGAAGTGTCATCGACCTCAAAGAAGCTGCCAA CCAAGTTACTGCCGTGCAGCAAGGAGTGGAAAG AGGTTTGGCAAGTCTGCTCAATGCCAAAGAAATTGGCATGAAGATCTTTGAGGATTATGCAAATTCCTGGGACTGGATCCTAAT TGGTCTGGTGATAACCATGGTGGTCAGTCTGCTCTTTATCCTGCTGCTGCGCTACACTGCTAGCGTGCTCCTGTGGCTCACTGTCTTCGGTGTCTTTGGTGCACTCAACTACG gAATCTGGCACTGCTACTGGGAGTATGACACCCTGACCGGGAAGCCGGGCGCTGATGTCGCCATCTCTGATATCGGCCTCCACACAGACTTCAGCATTTACCTTCAGCTCAGCCAAACATGGCTCATCTTCA TGATCTCACTTTCTGTGATTGAGGTCATCCTTTTCATTATGGTGATATTTCTGAGGATGAGGCTGCGCATTGCTATTGCGTTACTGGAGGAGGGAAGCAA GGCCATCAGCCACATCATGACCACTCTCTTCTACCCTATTATCACCTTTTTCCTTCTGGCCATCTGCATCGCTTACTGGGCTGTCACAGCAGT CTTCTTAGCATCATCCGGTAACGCAGTCTACAAGGTCACACCTACTGATGATGCATGCATGTATGCCAACCTCACATGCCGTCCAAAG ACCTTCAGTCAGACCAATATTACCAAAGTTTGCCCTGGAGCACAATGCTTGTTCGCCTTCTATGGTGGGGAGAGTGTGTACCACCGTTATATCCTAGTCCTCCATCTGTGTAACCTGTTTGCGTTCCTCTGGCTGGTCAACTTTACCATCGCGTTGGGCCAGTGCACTCTGGCTGGGGCCTTTGCGTCCTACTACTGGGCCTTGAAGAAGCCAGACGACATCCCTGCCTGCCCGCTCTACTCCTCTTTCAGTAGAGCCATACG ATACCACACAGGTTCTCTCGCCTTTGGTTCTCTAATACTCGCTGTGGTGCAGCTGGCCCGAATTGTTCTTGAGTACCTGGATCACAAACTCAGAG GTTCACAAAATGCATGCGCTCGGTTCCTGTTTTGCTGCCTCAGATGCTGCTTCTATTGCCTGGAACGTTTCATCAAGTTTATAAACAGAAATGCGTACATTATG ATAGCAATATATGGAAAGAGCTTCTGCACCTCTTCTAGGGATTCTTTCTGCCTCTTGATGAGGAATATTATCCG GGTGGCTGTCCTGGACAAGGTGACAGACTTTCTGCTCTTCCTTGGAAAACTGCTTATTTCAGGAAGTGTCG GTGTTCttgcatttttcttcttcacacGTAAAATACCAGTCATTCAAGAGGAGGTACCATCCCTAAATTACTTCTGGGTCCCCCTTCTG ACGGTGATTTTTGGATCCTACATGATTGCACATGGCTTTTTTAACGTCTATGCCATGTGTGTGGACACATTGTTCCTGTGCTTTT GTGAAGACCTGGAGAGGAATGACGGGTCTTCCTCCAGGCCCTACTACATGTCTCCCGGCCTGCACAAGATCCTacgcagaggagaggagggtgcAACACTAGGCACTGCCTCCTGA
- the slc44a5b gene encoding choline transporter-like protein 5-B isoform X3, giving the protein MARKTDIPSSNYGEPRKFDPNFRGPVHNRSCTDVVCCVIFIIVILGYIALGTVAWIHGDPRKVVYPTDSHGQFCGHQNTPNAHKAILFYFNMLKCANPAVLINLQCPTTQLCVSKCPDRFSTLLDAWNTKNWDYYRQFCKPGFEIGSKSATEVIRDEDCPSMIVPSRPFLQRCFPDFITRNGILTVANQTLFKDGNNNERSVIDLKEAAKGLASLLNAKEIGMKIFEDYANSWDWILIGLVITMVVSLLFILLLRYTASVLLWLTVFGVFGALNYGIWHCYWEYDTLTGKPGADVAISDIGLHTDFSIYLQLSQTWLIFMISLSVIEVILFIMVIFLRMRLRIAIALLEEGSKAISHIMTTLFYPIITFFLLAICIAYWAVTAVFLASSGNAVYKVTPTDDACMYANLTCRPKTFSQTNITKVCPGAQCLFAFYGGESVYHRYILVLHLCNLFAFLWLVNFTIALGQCTLAGAFASYYWALKKPDDIPACPLYSSFSRAIRYHTGSLAFGSLILAVVQLARIVLEYLDHKLRGSQNACARFLFCCLRCCFYCLERFIKFINRNAYIMIAIYGKSFCTSSRDSFCLLMRNIIRVAVLDKVTDFLLFLGKLLISGSVGVLAFFFFTRKIPVIQEEVPSLNYFWVPLLTVIFGSYMIAHGFFNVYAMCVDTLFLCFCEDLERNDGSSSRPYYMSPGLHKILRRGEEGATLGTAS; this is encoded by the exons GTGAGCCGCGCAAGTTTGACCCAAACTTCAGAGGGCCTGTCCATAACAG gagCTGCACTGATGTGGTTtgctgtgttattttcatcatcgtcatcctcGGCTACATCGCTCTGGGTACAGTTG CCTGGATCCATGGCGATCCCAGGAAGGTCGTCTATCCAACCGACAGCCACGGTCAGTTCTGTGGCCACCAGAACACCCCCAATGC ACACAAAgccatattattctacttcaaCATGTTGAAATGTGCCAATCCTGCTGTTTTAATTAACCTCCAGTGCCCTACAACCCAG CTCTGTGTCTCCAAGTGCCCTGACAGATTTTCAACTCTCCTGGATGCGTGGAATACCAAAAATTGGGATTATTACAGGCAATTCTGCAAGCCGGGCTTTGAGATTGGCAGCAAG TCAGCTACAGAAGTCATACGAGATGAAGACTGCCCGTCTATGATCGTTCCAAGCAGACCTT tCCTTCAGCGGTGCTTCCCCGATTTCATTACAAGAAATGGAATTTTGACTGTAGCCAATCAGACCCTCTTCAAAGATGGAAACAACAACGAGAGAAGTGTCATCGACCTCAAAGAAGCTGCCAA AGGTTTGGCAAGTCTGCTCAATGCCAAAGAAATTGGCATGAAGATCTTTGAGGATTATGCAAATTCCTGGGACTGGATCCTAAT TGGTCTGGTGATAACCATGGTGGTCAGTCTGCTCTTTATCCTGCTGCTGCGCTACACTGCTAGCGTGCTCCTGTGGCTCACTGTCTTCGGTGTCTTTGGTGCACTCAACTACG gAATCTGGCACTGCTACTGGGAGTATGACACCCTGACCGGGAAGCCGGGCGCTGATGTCGCCATCTCTGATATCGGCCTCCACACAGACTTCAGCATTTACCTTCAGCTCAGCCAAACATGGCTCATCTTCA TGATCTCACTTTCTGTGATTGAGGTCATCCTTTTCATTATGGTGATATTTCTGAGGATGAGGCTGCGCATTGCTATTGCGTTACTGGAGGAGGGAAGCAA GGCCATCAGCCACATCATGACCACTCTCTTCTACCCTATTATCACCTTTTTCCTTCTGGCCATCTGCATCGCTTACTGGGCTGTCACAGCAGT CTTCTTAGCATCATCCGGTAACGCAGTCTACAAGGTCACACCTACTGATGATGCATGCATGTATGCCAACCTCACATGCCGTCCAAAG ACCTTCAGTCAGACCAATATTACCAAAGTTTGCCCTGGAGCACAATGCTTGTTCGCCTTCTATGGTGGGGAGAGTGTGTACCACCGTTATATCCTAGTCCTCCATCTGTGTAACCTGTTTGCGTTCCTCTGGCTGGTCAACTTTACCATCGCGTTGGGCCAGTGCACTCTGGCTGGGGCCTTTGCGTCCTACTACTGGGCCTTGAAGAAGCCAGACGACATCCCTGCCTGCCCGCTCTACTCCTCTTTCAGTAGAGCCATACG ATACCACACAGGTTCTCTCGCCTTTGGTTCTCTAATACTCGCTGTGGTGCAGCTGGCCCGAATTGTTCTTGAGTACCTGGATCACAAACTCAGAG GTTCACAAAATGCATGCGCTCGGTTCCTGTTTTGCTGCCTCAGATGCTGCTTCTATTGCCTGGAACGTTTCATCAAGTTTATAAACAGAAATGCGTACATTATG ATAGCAATATATGGAAAGAGCTTCTGCACCTCTTCTAGGGATTCTTTCTGCCTCTTGATGAGGAATATTATCCG GGTGGCTGTCCTGGACAAGGTGACAGACTTTCTGCTCTTCCTTGGAAAACTGCTTATTTCAGGAAGTGTCG GTGTTCttgcatttttcttcttcacacGTAAAATACCAGTCATTCAAGAGGAGGTACCATCCCTAAATTACTTCTGGGTCCCCCTTCTG ACGGTGATTTTTGGATCCTACATGATTGCACATGGCTTTTTTAACGTCTATGCCATGTGTGTGGACACATTGTTCCTGTGCTTTT GTGAAGACCTGGAGAGGAATGACGGGTCTTCCTCCAGGCCCTACTACATGTCTCCCGGCCTGCACAAGATCCTacgcagaggagaggagggtgcAACACTAGGCACTGCCTCCTGA